One Zymoseptoria tritici IPO323 chromosome 3, whole genome shotgun sequence genomic region harbors:
- the MgATC1 gene encoding putative acid trehalase (Acid Trehalase (Signal P secreted)) has protein sequence MLALTLAALFSAASATIYNTRFNGTTWDDSAWRITTTHLDPHHYQSRMSLANGYLGINLAAIGPFFDVDDPVNGDNINGWPLFDRRQSFATIAGFWDSQPETNGTNFGWLNQYGGESVISGVPHWGGLVVVAGESVLDANVREEEVSGFSSTLDVRRGVMEWSFTWTPSGGVPIGVQYEMLVHKLLVNVGLVRVQLTAERDVNVTVVDVLDGDCAVRTQFVGKEYHSDRPMIHSGVSPDGLSNVTAYIASTLVGDDSCNATSRRLFDTESVTGSNSSTIAQAMDVALTGGKTSTITKHIGGASSDAFTDPKETALNASASAATTGYECLYESHVQEWKTVMPEDSVDDFRDTGGSLAFDADVLELQITAITNPFQLLQNTVSANAIMAANNTTRLDVNSISVCGLGGSCYAGLVFWDTEVWMQPGLVVSFPQAAKQIARYRVDRYAQAQANVLTAYQSSQNETGKFSPEGAAYSWTSGRLGNCTGTGPCFDYQYHLNGDIALEFQNYWVVTGDTEYFKEELFPIYDSIAQFYADLVTFNETTGLYELYNATDPDEYANFQTNVGFTMVLMSSHLNSTNDFRQRFGMEANETWANISSLITIPVSEQANIILEYASQNGSITVKQADIVLIDDFLQYPNPYSLSNLDYYAAAQSADGPAMTYGVFSIVANRESPSGCASYTYDLYGSQPYTRGPWFQFSEQLIDDWTLNGGTHPAFPFLTGVGGANRVAVFGYLGLRLTPEHLNIDPSLPPQIPNLTYRTIYWQGWPIKAVSNSTHTTLTRLSAPLENANTTFTNSPIPVTISLEGTEVYSLHPNDTLTVPNRQIGETKTDPGNIAQCRPVSSDTDYVPGQFPLSAVDGAVSTVWQPLYSNTTSSLTVELPQPFVPISAIHFDWAQAPPTYYAVTFHNLSDTTSVPAVNVTSSDNVKISDPFNVENEFVIRPYMSNTTNVTLPEPVWSARFATLEIRGNQAQSGTQNEKNGTGATVAEWGLIASGGEEVMRRGVKRML, from the coding sequence ATGCTCGCCCTCACCCTCGCTGCGCTCTTCAGCGCCGCTTCCGCGACCATCTACAACACCCGCTTCAATGGCACAACCTGGGACGACTCCGCTTGGcgcatcaccaccacccaccTCGATCCGCACCACTACCAATCCCGCATGTCCCTCGCCAACGGCTACCTGGGAATCAACCTCGCCGCCATTGGTCCCTTCTTCGACGTCGACGATCCGGTGAATGGAGATAACATCAATGGCTGGCCGTTGTTTGATCGGCGGCAGAGTTTTGCGACGATCGCCGGGTTTTGGGATTCCCAGCCGGAGACGAATGGCACGAATTTTGGGTGGTTGAATCAGTATGGTGGGGAGAGTGTGATTTCGGGGGTGCCGCATTGGGGTGGGTTGGTGGTTGTGGCTGGGGAGAGTGTGTTGGATGCGAatgtgagggaggaggaggtgagtgGGTTTAGCTCGACGCTGGATGTGAGGAGGGGTGTGATGGAGTGGAGTTTCACCTGGACGCCGAGCGGTGGGGTGCCTATTGGAGTGCAGTATGAGATGTTGGTGCATAAGTTGTTGGTCAATGTCGGGTTGGTGAGGGTACAGCTTACGGCGGAAAGGGACGTCAATGTTACGGTGGTGGATGTGTTGGATGGAGATTGTGCGGTACGGACGCAGTTTGTGGGCAAGGAGTACCATTCTGACCGACCGATGATCCACTCTGGTGTGAGTCCTGATGGGCTGAGCAATGTTACGGCGTACATTGCTTCGACGCTGGTTGGAGACGATTCGTGCAATGCGACCAGTCGGAGACTGTTCGATACGGAGTCTGTGACTGGAAGTAACAGCTCTACGATTGCGCAGGCTATGGATGTGGCTTTGACGGGAGGCAAGACGTCTACCATCACGAAGCACATCGGCGGAGCTTCGAGCGATGCCTTCACGGACCCCAAGGAGACCGCCTTGAACGCTTCCGCGagcgccgccaccaccggATATGAGTGTCTCTACGAGTCTCATGTGCAGGAATGGAAGACTGTCATGCCAGAGGACAGCGTGGATGACTTCAGAGATACTGGTGGATCTCTCGCTTTCGACGCAGATGTCCTGGAGCTTCAAATCACAGCTATCACGAACCCCTTCCAGCTTTTACAGAACACCGTCAGTGCCAACGCAATCATGGCTGCCAACAACACAACACGACTTGATGTCAACAGCATCAGCGTCTGCGGTCTAGGTGGCTCCTGCTATGCCGGTCTCGTCTTCTGGGACACCGAAGTCTGGATGCAGCCCGGCCTCGTCGTCTCCTTCCCGCAAGCTGCGAAACAGATTGCTCGCTATCGAGTTGATCGATACGCCCAAGCTCAGGCTAACGTCCTGACTGCGTACCAGTCGAGCCAGAATGAGACGGGAAAGTTTTCGCCTGAGGGCGCCGCATACTCTTGGACCAGTGGTCGCTTGGGTAATTGCACGGGAACCGGACCTTGCTTCGACTATCAGTACCACCTCAACGGCGACATTGCGCTGGAGTTTCAGAACTACTGGGTCGTTACTGGCGACACGGAGTACTTCAAGGAGGAACTGTTCCCCATCTACGACTCCATTGCTCAATTCTACGCCGATCTGGTCACTTTCAACGAAACGACGGGACTGTATGAGCTGTACAACGCAACTGATCCGGACGAATACGCCAACTTCCAAACAAATGTGGGCTTTACCATGGTTTTGATGTCAAGCCATCTCAACAGCACGAATGATTTTCGACAGCGGTTCGGCATGGAAGCCAACGAGACGTGGGCGAACATATCCTCGCTCATCACAATTCCGGTGTCTGAGCAAGCGAACATCATCTTGGAGTATGCGAGCCAGAACGGCAGTATCACTGTCAAGCAGGCGGATATCGTCCTGATCGACGACTTCCTCCAATACCCAAACCCATACTCGCTCAGCAACCTCGACTACTACGCCGCCGCCCAATCTGCCGATGGACCAGCCATGACTTACGGAGTCTTCAGCATCGTAGCCAATAGAGAAAGTCCCTCCGGCTGCGCATCATACACCTACGACCTCTACGGCTCTCAGCCCTACACCCGCGGTCCATGGTTCCAATTTAGCGAGCAACTCATCGACGACTGGACCTTAAACGGAGGCACCCACCCCGCCTTCCCCTTCCTGACAGGCGTCGGAGGCGCCAACCGAGTCGCTGTATTCGGCTACCTGGGTCTCCGCCTGACCCCAGAACACCTCAACATCGacccctccctcccaccacaGATCCCCAATCTGACCTACCGCACAATCTACTGGCAAGGCTGGCCCATCAAAGCCGTCTCCAACTCGACGCACACCACTCTAACTCGGCTCTCCGCCCCTCTCGAAAATGCCAACACCACTTTCACCAACAGCCCCATCCCGGTCACGATCTCCCTCGAAGGCACAGAGGTCTACTCCCTTCACCCGAACGACACACTCACGGTCCCCAACCGGCAAATTGGCGAAACGAAAACCGATCCGGGTAATATCGCCCAGTGCCGCCCCGTCTCTTCTGATACCGACTACGTCCCGGGTCAATTCCCTCTCTCGGCCGTCGACGGCGCCGTCAGCACAGTCTGGCAACCTCTCTACTCCAATACCACCTCTTCCCTCACCGTCGAACTCCCCCAACCCTTCGTACCCATCAGCGCGATCCACTTCGACTGGGCGCAAGCTCCTCCCACGTACTACGCCGTGACATTCCACAACCTTTCCGACACCACGTCCGTGCCGGCGGTCAATGTGACATCCAGCGACAATGTGAAGATTAGCGATCCCTTCAACGTGGAGAACGAGTTTGTAATCCGGCCGTATATGAGCAATACCACGAATGTCACACTGCCGGAGCCGGTTTGGAGTGCGCGATTTGCGACGTTGGAGATTCGGGGGAACCAGGCGCAATCGGGGACGCAGAACGAAAAGAACGGAACGGGGGCGACGGTGGCGGAGTGGGGACTTATTGCgagtggaggggaggaggtgatgaggCGAGGGGTGAAGAGGATGCTTTAA
- a CDS encoding glycine dehydrogenase [decarboxylating], mitochondrial — protein MSATALRLRAQWLATRRPLSPRCLIVKQPAARLPALARAKHTTTRGFYSSSSADSESGKPQTQIDNASLFAPLDTFARRHIGPTAESTEEMLKVLDPPASSLDEFVSQVLPSTILSKKDLKVEGPIPESGSVPSESGGYSESQLLTRLRQIASENKVYKSYIGCGYAGTRVPEVIKRNILENPAWYTSYTPYQPEISQGRLESLLNYQTMVCDLTGLAISNASVLDEATAAAEAMTLSMNAMPATRLKRPNKTYFVSHLCHPQTLAVLESRAHGFGIKIEVGDVLANNSSRVEELGEDLIGVLAQYPDTLGGVEDYRGLADKVHKLKGTFAVATDLLALTLLTPPGEFGADVAFGNAQRFGVPFGFGGPHAAFFAVSEKHKRKIPGRLIGLSKDRLGNNAARLALQTREQHIRREKATSNICTAQALLANMSAMYAVYHGPAGLKKIAEKVAKMAQVLAKGLESGGLEVRQPVAFDTVVVKKHDARGFVTKTAQNFMTNFRVIDDEHVGITVDETVGKKQIEEIFRAFTTDDVDVDQLAQSVTATGGVPKSLVRTSEYLTHPVFNSYHSETEILRYMYHLQSKDLSLVHSMIPLGSCTMKLNATTEMVPISWPEFANIHPFAPSDQTKGYAKMIGELEADLSEITGFHSVSLQPNSGAQGEFAGLRVIRKYQEDQPGKKRDICLIPVSAHGTNPASAAMAGMRVVTIKCDPGTGNLDMVDLKAKCEKYSEELGAIMITYPSTFGVFEPQVKEACDIVHKHGGQVYMDGANMNAQIGLCSPGEIGADVCHLNLHKTFCIPHGGGGPGVGPIGVAKHLSPYLPGHPLVANVGGEKAIAPISGAPWGSASILPISWAYIKMMGARGLTHATKITLLNANYIQSRLKPHYPILYTNDNGRCAHEFILDTRKFKETAGIEVIDIAKRLQDYGFHSPTMSWPVANTLMIEPTESESKNELDRFCDALISIREEIAEIEQGKQPRDGNVLKMAPHSMKDLILSKWDRPYTRENAAYPLDHLKEKKFWPTVTRLDDAYGDMNLFCSCAPVESLEQVEGLTGAAAPMPT, from the exons ATGTCTGCTACAGCTCTTCGTTTGCGCGCCCAATGGCTGGCGACACGACGTCCCCTGTCGCCACGATGCCTTATCGTCAAGCAGCCAGCTGCACGACTCCCGGCTCTCGCACGTGCTAAGCATACTACCACTCGAGGATTCTACTCGAGCTCTTCCGCCGACTCGGAGTCAGGTAAACCACAGACTCAAATCGACAATGCCTCGCTCTTCGCTCCTCTCGACACGTTCGCCCGCCGCCACATTGGCCCGACCGCCGAATCCACCGAGGAGATGCTCAAAGTGCTCGATCCGCCGGCAAGCAGCTTGGACGAGTTCGTGTCCCAGGTCCTGCCAAGCACGATTCTGTCGAAGAAAGATTTGAAGGTGGAGGGACCTATCCCAGAATCGGGATCTGTGCCCAGCGAGTCGGGCGGATACTCGGAGAGCCAACTTCTTACGCGGCTGCGACAGATTGCTAGTGAGAACAAGGTCTACAAGAGTTATATCGGGTGCGGATATGCAGGCACCAGAGTTCCAGAGGTGATCAAGCGCAATATTTTGGAGAACCCGGCATGGTACACCAGCTACACTCCATATCAGCCTGAGATCAGTCAAGGCCGACTGGAGTCTTTGCTCAACTACCAGACGATGGTATGCGACCTGACTGGTCTTGCCATTTCCAATGCCTCCGTTTTGGACGAGGCTACTGCAGCGGCTGAGGCCATGACTCTGTCGATGAACGCAATGCCAGCGACTCGCCTGAAGCGACCGAACAAGACATACTTTGTGTCCCACCTTTGCCATCCGCAGACGCTTGCTGTGTTGGAGAGCCGTGCTCATGGTTTTGGTATCAAAATTGAGGTCGGCGATGTCCTCGCCAACAACAGCAGCCGTGTTGAAGAGCTCGGAGAGGATCTGATTGGTGTCCTCGCACAGTATCCCGACACATTGGGCGGTGTCGAGGACTACCGTGGGCTGGCGGACAAGGTCCACAAGCTCAAGGGCACGTTCGCAGTAGCCACCGACCTCCTTGCTCTGACCCTACTCACTCCTCCGGGTGAGTTTGGTGCAGACGTCGCTTTCGGCAATGCTCAACGATTTGGTGTTCCATTCGGTTTCGGTGGACCTCACGCGGCCTTCTTTGCTGTCAGTGAGAAGCACAAGCGGAAGATTCCAGGTCGCTTGATCGGTCTGTCCAAGGATCGCCTCGGAAACAACGCAGCCCGTCTTGCGCTTCAGACTCGCGAGCAgcatatccgccgcgagAAGGCCACTAGCAACATTTGCACTGCACAGGCTCTGCTCGCCAACATGAGCGCTATGTACGCAGTTTACCACGGTCCTGCCGGCTTGAAGAAGATCGCAGAGAAGGTCGCAAAGATGGCGCAGGTCCTTGCCAAGGGTCTCGAGAGTGGTGGTCTCGAAGTCCGCCAGCCCGTTGCGTTCGACACGGTTGTCGTCAAGAAGCACGATGCTCGCGGCTTTGTCACCAAGACTGCTCAGAACTTCATGACCAACTTCCGCGTAATCGACGACGAGCACGTCGGCATTACTGTCGATGAGACTGTCGGCAAGAAGCAGATTGAGGAGATTTTCCGCGCATTCACCaccgatgatgtcgatgttgacCAACTCGCTCAGAGCGTGACCGCGACTGGGGGTGTTCCAAAGTCGCTCGTACGCACTTCCGAATACTTGACCCACCCAGTCTTCAACTCCTATCACTCCGAGACTGAGATTCTCCGCTACATGTACCACCTGCAGTCCAAGGATCTGTCTCTTGTCCACTCGATGATTCCGCTCGGCTCCTGCACGATGAAGCTCAATGCTACGACTGAAATGGTGCCAATCTCCTGGCCAGAATTCGCCAACATTCATCCTTTCGCTCCCAGCGACCAGACCAAGGGTTACGCCAAGATGATTGGAGAGTTGGAAGCGGACCTTTCAGAAATTACTGGCTTCCACTCCGTCTCTCTCCAGCCCAACTCGGGCGCTCAAGGAGAGTTTGCGGGTCTTCGTGTCATCCGCAAGTACCAAGAAGACCAACCTGGCAAGAAGCGTGATATCTGCCTTATCCCGGTCTCAGCCCACGGTACCAACCCCGCCTCTGCGGCGATGGCTGGTATGCGTGTCGTGACCATCAAGTGTGACCCCGGTACTGGTAACTTGGACATGGTCGATCTGAAGGCCAAGTGCGAGAAGTACAGCGAGGAACTCGGTGCTATCATGATCACATACCCATCCACCTTCGGCGTATTCGAGCCCCAGGTCAAGGAGGCTTGTGACATTGTTCACAAGCACGGCGGACAAGTCTACATGGACGGCGCCAACATGAACGCCCAGATCGGTCTCTGCTCGCCAGGTGAGATTGGCGCGGATGTCTGCCACTTGAATCTCCACAAGACTTTCTGCATTCCTCACGGTGGTGGTGGCCCTGGCGTTGGTCCAATCGGCGTAGCAAAGCATCTTTCTCCATACCTCCCCGGCCACCCTCTCGTTGCGAATGTTGGCGGCGAGAAGGCGATCGCTCCAATTTCTGGTGCACCTTGGGGTTCTGCCAGCATTCTCCCCATCAGCTGGGCCTACATCAAGATGATGGGCGCCCGCGGTCTCACACACGCCACAAAAATCACCCTCCTCAACGCCAACTACATTCAGTCCCGCCTGAAGCCCCACTACCCGATCCTCTACACCAACGATAATGGCCGCTGCGCACACGAGTTCATCCTCGACACCCGCAAGTTCAAGGAGACGGCCGGCATCGAAGTCATCGACATCGCCAAGCGTCTGCAAGACTACGGCTTCCACTCCCCTACCATGTCTTGGCCCGTCGCCAATACTCTAATGATCGAACCCACCGAGTCCGAGTCGAAGAACGAACTCGACCGCTTTTGCGACGCGCTCATCTCGATTCGCGAGGAGATTGCGGAGATCGAGCAGGGCAAGCAGCCGAGGGATGGCAATGTTTTGAAGATGGCGCCGCACAGCATGAAGGATTTGATCCTGAGCAAGTGGGATCGTCCGTATACcagggagaatgccgcgtaCCCGCTGGATCAcctgaaggagaagaagtttTGGCCGACGGTGACGAGGCTGGATGATGCGTATGGTGATATGAACTTGTTCTGCAG CTGTGCACCAGTCGAGTCTCTCGAGCAAGTCGAAGGGCTGACAGGCGCTGCTGCTCCCATGCCTACGTGA